The Indicator indicator isolate 239-I01 chromosome 38, UM_Iind_1.1, whole genome shotgun sequence genome window below encodes:
- the ANXA4 gene encoding annexin A4: MVSIAPWLATIKGAQCFNPEHEAQALRKAMKGLGTDEDTIIQILTLLNCSQRQQVLITYKSTIGRDLIDDLKSELKGNFERVIIALMTPSTMYDVHELRRAMKGPGTDESCLIEILASRTSEEIRNISQNYKLHYGSTLEEDIISDTSGRLQQVLVSLSTGGRDEGTYVDGSLAQQDAQCLFEAGENKWGTDEVQFISILCTRNVEHLLMVFDVYRSIANKDITDSIKSEMSGDLEDALLAVVKCLRNKPAYFAERLYKSMKGLGTDDSTLIRVMVSRSEVDMLDIRREFLAMYGKSLHSFIEGDCSGDYKKVLLRLCGGED; the protein is encoded by the exons ATGGTGTCAATTGCCCCATGGCTG GCAACAATCAAGGGAGCCCAATGTTTCAACCCTGAGCATGAAGCACAGGCACTGAGGAAGGCTATGAAGGGATTGG GCACAGATGAAGACACCATCATTCAGATCCTGACTCTCCTGAACTGCTCCCAGCGTCAGCAAGTTCTGATCACCTATAAAAGCACCATTGGCAGG GATCTGATTGATGACCTGAAGTCGGAGCTGAAAGGGAATTTTGAGCGGGTGATCATTGCCCTGATGACTCCCAGCACCATGTATGATGTGCATGAGCTGAGGAGGGCTATGAAG GGTCCAGGGACAGATGAAAGTTGCCTGATTGAGATCCTGGCCTCACGCACCAGTGAGGAGATTCGGAACATCAGCCAGAACTACAAACTGC ACTATGGCTCCACCCTGGAGGAGGACATCATCTCTGACACATCTGGCAGATTACAACAAGTCCTGGTGTCCCTCTCCACT GGAGGCAGAGATGAAGGAACATATGTGGATGGTAGCCTGGCTCAGCAGGATGCTCAG TGCTTGTTTGAAGCTGGGGAGAACAAATGGGGAACAGATGAGGTCCAGTTCATCTCCATCCTCTGCACACGGAACGTGGAGCACCTGCTCATGG TTTTTGATGTGTACAGGAGCATTGCTAACAAGGACATCACAGACAGCATCAAATCAGAGATGTCAGGAGACCTGGAGGATGCTCTCCTAGCTGTGG TGAAGTGTCTGAGAAACAAACCCGCTTATTTTGCTGAGCGATTGTATAAATCCATGAAG GGCCTGGGGACAGATGACAGCACTCTGATCCGAGTGATGGTGTCCCGCTCCGAGGTGGACATGCTGGATATCAGGAGGGAGTTCCTGGCCATGTATGGGAAGTCTCTGCACTCCTTCATCGAG gGAGACTGCTCGGGAGACTACAAAAAAGTTCTGCTCAGGCTGTGTGGTGGAGAGGATTAA
- the GMCL1 gene encoding germ cell-less protein-like 1, which translates to MGSLSSRVLRRRQGLPRGEAGGDGRGGKRKRGGAEGPGDSDSDGEAEREERVRRLRGQRKKLKSTSKYIYQTLFLNGENSDIKICALGEEWNLHKIYLCQSGYFSSMFSGSWKESNMNVIELEIPDQNIDIEALQVAFGSLYRDDVLIKPSRVVALLAAACMLQLDGLIQQCGETMKETINAKTVCGYYNSAGTYGLDSVKKKCLEWLLNNLMTHQSVELFKELSINLMKQLISSSNLFVMQVEMDVYTALKKWMFLQLVPSWNGSLKQLLAEADAWFAKRRKDFEEDVAFLEAEQGRAFLPVFSHLRLQYIISDLASARIVERDALIPSEWLCSVYKQQWFAMLRAEQDNDTGPQEINKEELEGNSMRCGRKLAKDGDYCWRWTGFTFGFDLLVTYTNRYIVFKRNTLNQPCSASVSLQPRRSIAFRLRLASFDSSGKVICSRTTGYQILTLEKDQEQVVMNLDSRLLIFPLYICCNFLYTSPEKKAEGEALLEHPEA; encoded by the exons aTGGGCTCGCTGAGCAGCCGGGTGCTGAGGCGGCGGCAGGGCCTCCCGCGGGGCGAGGCGGGCGGCGACGGCCGGGGCGGGAAGAGGAAGCGCGGCGGGGCCGAGGGGCCCGGGGACAGCGACAGCGACGGCGAGGCCGAGCGGGAGGAGCG ggtcaGGAGGTTGAGGGGACAGAG gaaaaaaTTGAAGAGCACGTCTAAGTACATTTATCAGACTCTGTTCTTGAATGGGGAGAACAGTGACATCAAAATTTGTGCTCTGGGAGAGGAGTGGAACTTGCATAAGATATACTTGTGTCAG tCAGGCTACTTTTCCAGTATGTTCAGTGGGTCTTGGAAGGAATCAAACATGAATGTCATAGAGTTGGAGATTCCTGACCAAAACATTGATATAGAAG ctctgcaggtggcTTTTGGCTCTCTCTACAGGGATGATGTCTTAATAAAGCCCAGCCGAGTCGTGGCACttttggcagctgcctgcatgcTGCAGCTT GATGGCTTAATCCAGCAATGTGGTGAAACAATGAAGGAAACCATTAATGCAAAAACTGTCTGTGGTTATTACAACTCAGCAGGGACCTACGGGCTAgactctgtgaagaaaaa GTGCCTTGAGTGGCTCTTGAATAACCTGATGACTCACCAGAGTGTTGAACTCTTCAAAGAACTCAG CATTAACCTCATGAAGCAGCTGATCAGCTCCTCCAACCTGTTTGTGATGCAAGTGGAGATGGATGTGTACACTGCTCTCAAGAAG TGGATGTTCCTTCAGCTTGTGCCTTCCTGGAATGGCTCTTTGAAGCAGCTCTTAGCTGAAGCTGATGCCTGGTTTGCcaagaggaggaaag attTTGAGGAGGATGTGGCATTcctggaggcagagcagggcagagccttcctgcctgtGTTCTCACACCTGCGGCTGCAGTACATCATCAGTGACTTGGCGTCAGCCAGGATCGTCGAGAGAGATGCTCTGATCCCCTCAG AGTGGCTGTGCTCTGTTTACAAACAGCAGTGGTTTGCCATGCTCAGAGCAGAACAGGACAATGACACTGG gcctcaggaaataaataaagaggaactggaaggaaACAGCATGAGGTGTGGTCGAAAGCTGGCCAAGGATGGTGAT tacTGCTGGCGCTGGACAGGCTTCACCTTCGGCTTTGACCTGCTGGTGACCTACACCAATCGCTACATCGTCTTCAAGAGGAACACTCTGAACCAGCCCTGCAGCGCCAGCGTCAGCCTGCAGCCGCGCCGCAGCATCGCCTTCCG GTTACGTCTGGCCTCTTTTGATAGCAGTGGGAAAGTTATCTGCAGCAGAACCACAGGGTATCAGATCCTCACCCTTGAGAAGGATCAG